A segment of the Nostoc sp. TCL26-01 genome:
TACTATTTTGATGGTGTTATTGCCAAACTAGCTGCGTCGCCATATTTTGATGTTTCCGCTCTTGTCTCCAGCAGCAAGCCAATGGCGATCGGGGCTAAAGGCGACTGATCTAACTGAGTTAAAATGACCGAGGGTGCAAATTTCTTTACCTGTTGCAACTTCCCACAGTTTGATAGTCTTATCCCCACTACCACTAGCCAAGATTTGCCCATCGCTACTGATGGCGACGGATTTAACCTTGTCGGAATGACCAGTGAAGGTGCGAATTTCTCTGCCTGTTGCGACTTCCCACAGTTTGATAGTATTGTCGTCACTACCACTAGCCAAGATTTGCCCATCGCTACTGATGGCGACGCAATTAACCGAGTTGGAATGACCACTGAGGGTGCGAATTTCTCTGCCTGTTGCGACTTCCCACAGTTTGATAGTATTGTCGTCACTACCACTAGCCAAGATTTGCCCATCACTACTGATGGCAACGCAATTAACCGAGTTGGAATGACCACTGAGGGTGCGAATTTCTCTGCCTGTTGCGACTTCCCACAGTTTGATAGTTGTGTCGTAACCACCACTAGCCAAGATTTGCCCATCACTACTGATGGCGACGGAATTAACCCAGAGGAAATAACCACTGAGGGTGCGAATTTCTCTGCCTGTTGCCAGATTCCACAGTTTGATAGTGTTGTCATCACTACCACTAGCCAGGATTTGCCCATCGCTACTGATGGCGACGGATTTAACCTTGTCAGCATGACCACTCAGGGTGCGAATTTCTCTGCCTGTTGCCAGATTCCACAGTTTGATAGTGTTGTCATCACTACCACTAGCCAGGATTTGCTCATCATTACTAAAGGCGATGGAATCAACCGATTTGGAATGACCATCACCACTGAGAGTGCGAATTTCCTTTCCTGTCGTCACCGACCACAGTTTGATAGTGTTGTCATCACTACCACTAGCCAGGATTTGCTCATCATTACTAAAGGCGACGGAATTAACATAACTGGAATGACCAGTCAGGGTGCGAATTTCTCTTCCTGTCGTCACCGACCACAGTTTGATAGTATTATCCCCACTACCACTAGCCAGGATTTGCCCATCGCTACTGATGGCCACGGAGTAAACCGAGCTAGAATGACCAGTCAGGGTGCGAATTTCTCTTCCTGTTGTCACCGACCACAGTTTGATAGTCTTATCCCAACTACCACTAGCCAGGATTTGCCCATCACTACTAAAGGCGACGGAATCAACAAAGGAAGAATGACCACTCAGAGTGCGAATTTCCCTTCCTGTTTGCACACTCCACAGTTTGATAGTTTTATCCCAGCTACCACTAGCCAGGATTTGCCCATCACTACTAAAGGCGATGTAAATAAACCGGTTGGAATGACTAGTAAGGGTGCAAATTTCTTTTCCGGTTTGCAGATTCCACAGTTTGATAGTCCCGTCGTAACTACCACTAGCTAAGGTTTGCCTATCGTTACTAATGGCGACGGAATTAACACTGGAATGACCATTGAGGGTGCGAATTTCCCTTCCTGTTGTCACTGACCACAGTTTGATAGTTTTGTCACGACTACCACTAGCCAGGATTTGCCCATCACTACTAAAGGCGACGGAATGAACCCGACTGGAATGACTACTCAGGGTGCGGAGAAGTTCACCTGTAGTTGATGAAAACAAGTGAATAACTGAATCTACCACACTTGCTAAGATATCTTCCTTGGGGCTAAGGGCTATGATTCCAGAAATCCTCAGAATATTGTAGACGCATTCCCAAGATGGGGGCGTGAAGGGAGGAGATTTTACTGGTTGTGTTGGTGCTACTATCCCAGCACCCAACAAATTCAACCACTCCTGCACTGACTGAGGGCGAAACTTGTAATTTAACGCCATCCCCTTCATAATTGCCTCATTCACCCGATCGCCTACACTCGAATTCAAATCTTGAGGCGATCGCATGGTAAAATTTTGCAGTCTAGCTGGTGCTGGCATCGGTAATTGTCCAGTCAGCAAAGAATATAATGTAGCTGCTAAGGCGTAAACATCAATATATTCCCCTCGTTCGGCATCGGGTGCATACTGTTCTGGTGGCGCATAACCATCAGTTCTACTCTCTGTATGTCGCTGAACTGCACCAGAAATAAATTGTCTAGCCAGTCCAAAGTCAATCAGTACGGCTTCTGGCTTACCTGCACGCATCATAATGTTACTTGGTTTTAAATCTCGATGCAGCAAGCCTCTGTCATGAACTAGTATCAAAGCATCGCCAATTTGCCGAATATATTGCAGTGCTTCTGCTTCAGGTAAAGCACCTTTTTCAGTTATCAGCTTACCCAAATCTTCCCCTTCGATGTATTCCATCGCCATGCAGGGTAAGTCATCATCATCAAAAACGTTTTCTACTTCTACAATGTGGGGATGGCGACATAAAGCCAGGCGTAATGCTTCTTCTTTAAAGTCTTGCTTGAGTCTATTTTGATGCGGTATCCAAGCTGGATTATTGAGTATTTCTTCACGCAGGGTTTTAATTACCCGCAGTTTACCTTGTGGATTTTTCGCTAGGTAAGTAATGCCAATGCCACCTTCACCCAATTTTTGCTCGATGATGTAACGCCTGCCAAATAACTGCCGCCCTGGATTCCACACCATTGGTTAAAACCGTAGTTTCACTGATATTTATTTTGGCACATCATAAATATCAATTTTTAGGAAGGTTGATGTATAAACTTTGTATGCAATATATCTACATTTAGCTCTTTACTCAACTTTGCTCATAGGCTGTTAAGAATTCGTCCCGCGAAATAGCTACTTGAGTGCAAATCGATCTTAATGTCCCTGATTTAATTTGGGATTGATTAGGCATTACCAATGGTGTTTGCGAGCCATCTTCATTTTCTCGCACCATAACAATATGTTCGCGTTCCCGAACCATGCGAAACCCCAATAACTCAAATGCTTTGATAACTCTTTTCTTTGGAGCATCTACAGGAAACTTGGGCATTAAATAGCCACCTCTGCTTCTGTCAGAAAAGCTTCGATCACTGGTGAGTCATCTTCAAGCATTTCTTTGCCAAATATCTCGATATAGCAGCAAATAGCTGACTTGACATCGGCTAAGGCTTCTTCATAAGTATTACCTTGACCAACTACAGCCCCTTTTATACTAAGAGGATAGGCAACATAACCGTCAGAATATTTTTCTACAATAATTTTGATTTGTTTCATTACAGGCATTTAGCAAGGTAAACTTTAGGCAATTCTGATGCAGCCTACAATAAGCAGTATATTCAATTGTAATAAATTTATGGCGATCGCAGTAGCTAAACCCTTATCCTGGCTAACGACTGGTATCCGAGTCGAAAAAGTCAATAATCTGAATCTATTTAAATTTACCGACGAGTTGGATTTGCGGATGCAAGAATTACTAGATAGAAAAAAAGCAGATTCTCTCACACCAGAAGCCTTTGTTCCCATCGCCGCAATTGTAATCGTTAGGCGCTTCTGATCAAACTCACGTTAAAATCAAGTCAGCCTTCGTACTGTAGCGGTTGTGTCCCATATCGGTAATATTGCCGTACACTGCATAAATCCAGATTGTCAACGTCCTTATCCTCAGCCTTGGGGAAACAAATTTTGCAACAGTTGTGGCGCAGTGCTACAACTGGTAGATCGGTATGTGCCACTGCAACCTTTAGGTGCGGGGGGATTTGCCCAAATTTATACTGTATGGGATGAAAAAACGCAAAGTGAAAAAGTGCTGAAGGTGTTGGTGGAAGATTCACCCAAGGCAATGGAATTATTTACCCAGGAAGCAGCAGTTCTAGTGAGTTTACGCCATCCTGGTGTGCCAAAAGTAGAGGCTGATGGACATTTTCAAGTTAATTTATCTAATCCTAAGTCGCGCCAACTGCCTTGTCTGGTGATGGAAAAAATTTACGGGCCGACGCTGGAGGAGATTTTACAAAAATATCCCCAAGGTTGTCCAGAAGATTTGGTTTTAAATTGGTTAACTCAAGCAATCAAGATTTTACAGGAATTACATAAGCGACAAATTATTCACCGTGATATTAAACCTTCTAATCTGATGTTGCGGACTCCTTTACAAACGGCTTTGCCAGTTTCCGGGAGAAGTGGATGGGAACAGTTGGTATTAATTGATTTTGGGGGAGCAAAACAATTTAGTAGAGATAGGCTACGTCAACAATCTAGTTCTACAAGATTATTTTCTTCTGGTTACAGTCCACCAGAACAGGTGACTGGGGGACACATCGGGACGGGGGCTGATTTTTATGCCCTGGGGCGAACGATGATTGAATTACTGACGGGTAAGTATCCGCCAGAGTTGGAAGATCCGCAGACGGGGGAGTTGCAGTGGCGACATCGAGTCAATGTGAAGCCGGAGTTGGCAGATTTACTTGATGATATGGTAAAGGAAGATGTGCGATCGCGTCCCGCAAATGCAGCTATTATTCAAAAACGATTGGCAAAAATTACCCAATCATCTCAGCCTGGAGGATCATTTAGTTTCCAGCCAATTATTAATCAACTGGCACAGTGGCATCAATTAGCTGGACAAGGTTTACATAACCTGAGCCAAACTTTAGGCAAAATCATTTTGTCAATTGTCCAGGCAATATTTCAAGTCATCAAAGCCTGTGTTGTCACAATTTGGGCGATGCTATTAACTGGTGTTGGTGCTACTGTTGGCACGATCGCTGGATTTATTTTGGCATATCGCACAAGTTTAGGCGATCGCTTGAGTGAATTTATCTCGACTCAGTTAGCGGAATTAGTTCCTAATACTCCCTCTGGATTTGGGGCAGAAATTTTAGTATTTGCTTTTGCCGGTTTAGGTACAGCTTGGGGACTCACCATGTCTGGGTCTTTTGCTCAACGACGGCGATTTTTGGTAGCCTCATTCATGGGTATGATTAGCTACGTCTTTGGTTGGTTATTTTTGCAAGTCATGACAACAGCTATAGCCCCTGATGAAGCTTTAGTGGGAGCAACAGCGATCGCTGTTTTCTTATTATCCCTGAGTATGGGTTTCCGTAGCCATCACATAGTTTATGCCATTATGGGTGGCTTTGGGAGTGCGATCGCTCTTGCCGTCCTCTTAATCTTAGGATTTCCCCCCACCATCATCCCATCTTCTAGCCCCCATCCCTGGTCAGAATTATCTCTCCCCATTGTTTTTTTCGCTTCTACAGGCATTCTCATGAGTTTTTGGTTAGCCGTTACCTACTACCTAATTGTCCCCACATTGCGTTTTTTAGGCTGGCGCTGAGTTTAGCTCTTAACTTTGTGCCTGTGTGTTAAAAAGTAATTTATTTAAACACAGAGACACAGAGCCACAGAAAGTCGATACCAAATCCTACAAAACCCCTTTAGAACTAGGAATTGTACCTGCGCGGCGAGGATCTACCTCTATT
Coding sequences within it:
- a CDS encoding serine/threonine-protein kinase, with product MVWNPGRQLFGRRYIIEQKLGEGGIGITYLAKNPQGKLRVIKTLREEILNNPAWIPHQNRLKQDFKEEALRLALCRHPHIVEVENVFDDDDLPCMAMEYIEGEDLGKLITEKGALPEAEALQYIRQIGDALILVHDRGLLHRDLKPSNIMMRAGKPEAVLIDFGLARQFISGAVQRHTESRTDGYAPPEQYAPDAERGEYIDVYALAATLYSLLTGQLPMPAPARLQNFTMRSPQDLNSSVGDRVNEAIMKGMALNYKFRPQSVQEWLNLLGAGIVAPTQPVKSPPFTPPSWECVYNILRISGIIALSPKEDILASVVDSVIHLFSSTTGELLRTLSSHSSRVHSVAFSSDGQILASGSRDKTIKLWSVTTGREIRTLNGHSSVNSVAISNDRQTLASGSYDGTIKLWNLQTGKEICTLTSHSNRFIYIAFSSDGQILASGSWDKTIKLWSVQTGREIRTLSGHSSFVDSVAFSSDGQILASGSWDKTIKLWSVTTGREIRTLTGHSSSVYSVAISSDGQILASGSGDNTIKLWSVTTGREIRTLTGHSSYVNSVAFSNDEQILASGSDDNTIKLWSVTTGKEIRTLSGDGHSKSVDSIAFSNDEQILASGSDDNTIKLWNLATGREIRTLSGHADKVKSVAISSDGQILASGSDDNTIKLWNLATGREIRTLSGYFLWVNSVAISSDGQILASGGYDTTIKLWEVATGREIRTLSGHSNSVNCVAISSDGQILASGSDDNTIKLWEVATGREIRTLSGHSNSVNCVAISSDGQILASGSDDNTIKLWEVATGREIRTFTGHSDKVKSVAISSDGQILASGSGDKTIKLWEVATGKEICTLGHFNSVRSVAFSPDRHWLAAGDKSGNIKIWRRS
- a CDS encoding type II toxin-antitoxin system HicA family toxin; translated protein: MPKFPVDAPKKRVIKAFELLGFRMVREREHIVMVRENEDGSQTPLVMPNQSQIKSGTLRSICTQVAISRDEFLTAYEQS
- a CDS encoding type II toxin-antitoxin system HicB family antitoxin; this translates as MPVMKQIKIIVEKYSDGYVAYPLSIKGAVVGQGNTYEEALADVKSAICCYIEIFGKEMLEDDSPVIEAFLTEAEVAI
- a CDS encoding serine/threonine-protein kinase produces the protein MSHIGNIAVHCINPDCQRPYPQPWGNKFCNSCGAVLQLVDRYVPLQPLGAGGFAQIYTVWDEKTQSEKVLKVLVEDSPKAMELFTQEAAVLVSLRHPGVPKVEADGHFQVNLSNPKSRQLPCLVMEKIYGPTLEEILQKYPQGCPEDLVLNWLTQAIKILQELHKRQIIHRDIKPSNLMLRTPLQTALPVSGRSGWEQLVLIDFGGAKQFSRDRLRQQSSSTRLFSSGYSPPEQVTGGHIGTGADFYALGRTMIELLTGKYPPELEDPQTGELQWRHRVNVKPELADLLDDMVKEDVRSRPANAAIIQKRLAKITQSSQPGGSFSFQPIINQLAQWHQLAGQGLHNLSQTLGKIILSIVQAIFQVIKACVVTIWAMLLTGVGATVGTIAGFILAYRTSLGDRLSEFISTQLAELVPNTPSGFGAEILVFAFAGLGTAWGLTMSGSFAQRRRFLVASFMGMISYVFGWLFLQVMTTAIAPDEALVGATAIAVFLLSLSMGFRSHHIVYAIMGGFGSAIALAVLLILGFPPTIIPSSSPHPWSELSLPIVFFASTGILMSFWLAVTYYLIVPTLRFLGWR